A stretch of Bradyrhizobium sp. CCBAU 53338 DNA encodes these proteins:
- a CDS encoding long-chain fatty acid--CoA ligase, producing the protein MAVRYYDWIAHHARRAPGKVATIDLASGRRFTYAELNARVSHLASFFRHTLKVARGDRVAVLALNTTDTLEVQFACGRLGAVFVPLNTRLTVPELQFITGDCAPKVMIHDTDLAETALSVAKLCNVATSLLLGPGGAYEAGIAAAKPLERAEEVTLDDISTIMYTSGTTGHPKGATITHGMTFWNCVNLGGPACIGPSSVLLTVLPLFHTGGLNCYTNPVLHAGGTVMIMRAFDPGTALGLIGDPAQGINVFFGVPAIYQFMAQHPAFATTDLSRLIVGGVGGAPMPLPLLKAWEARGVALQQGYGMTETSPAVLVLDREDAARKAGSAGKPVLHTEVRIVRPDGSDADVGELGELWVKGPNITPGYWNRPEANKTSFTDGWLHTGDATRVDDEGFYYIVDRWKDMYISGGENVYPAEVENVLHQLTAIAEAAVIGIPDPQWGEVGLAIVAVKQGQRLTEADVFAHCAANLARFKCPRQIRFIDALPRNATGKIHKPTLRKEFSVASEVDKNVANA; encoded by the coding sequence TTGGCCGTTCGTTACTACGACTGGATCGCTCATCATGCGCGCCGCGCTCCCGGCAAGGTCGCGACCATCGATCTCGCGAGCGGCCGCCGCTTCACCTATGCAGAGCTCAATGCGCGCGTCTCGCACCTCGCCTCGTTCTTCCGTCATACGCTGAAGGTTGCGCGCGGCGATCGCGTCGCGGTGCTGGCGCTGAACACGACCGACACGCTGGAGGTGCAGTTCGCGTGCGGACGATTGGGTGCCGTCTTCGTGCCCCTGAACACCCGCCTCACCGTCCCCGAGCTTCAGTTCATCACCGGCGATTGCGCGCCGAAGGTGATGATCCACGACACCGATCTGGCCGAGACGGCGCTGAGCGTCGCAAAGCTCTGCAACGTCGCGACAAGTTTGCTGCTCGGGCCCGGCGGCGCTTATGAGGCAGGCATCGCCGCGGCGAAACCGCTCGAGCGCGCCGAAGAAGTCACGCTCGATGATATCTCGACCATCATGTACACGTCGGGCACGACGGGACACCCGAAGGGCGCGACCATTACGCATGGCATGACCTTCTGGAATTGCGTCAATCTCGGCGGGCCCGCCTGCATCGGGCCGTCCTCGGTGCTGCTCACCGTGCTGCCGCTGTTCCACACCGGCGGATTGAATTGCTACACCAACCCGGTCCTGCATGCCGGCGGCACCGTGATGATCATGCGTGCCTTCGATCCCGGCACGGCGCTCGGCCTGATCGGCGACCCGGCGCAGGGCATCAACGTGTTCTTCGGCGTGCCCGCGATCTACCAGTTCATGGCGCAGCATCCGGCGTTCGCAACGACCGATCTGTCCCGATTGATCGTCGGCGGTGTCGGCGGCGCGCCGATGCCGTTGCCGCTGCTGAAAGCTTGGGAAGCGCGCGGCGTCGCGCTTCAGCAGGGTTACGGCATGACCGAGACCTCGCCGGCCGTGCTGGTGCTCGATCGCGAGGACGCGGCGCGCAAGGCCGGCTCTGCCGGCAAGCCGGTGCTGCACACGGAGGTCCGCATCGTCCGCCCCGACGGCAGCGATGCCGATGTCGGCGAGCTCGGTGAGCTCTGGGTCAAGGGACCGAACATCACGCCGGGCTACTGGAACAGGCCCGAGGCGAACAAGACCTCCTTCACCGACGGCTGGCTGCACACCGGCGATGCAACCCGCGTCGATGACGAGGGCTTCTACTACATCGTCGACCGCTGGAAGGACATGTACATCTCCGGCGGCGAGAACGTCTATCCGGCGGAGGTCGAGAACGTCCTGCACCAGCTCACCGCGATTGCGGAGGCCGCGGTGATCGGCATTCCCGACCCGCAATGGGGCGAGGTCGGCCTCGCCATCGTCGCGGTCAAACAAGGCCAGCGGCTGACCGAGGCCGACGTCTTCGCCCATTGCGCGGCCAATCTGGCGCGCTTCAAATGCCCGCGGCAAATCCGCTTCATCGATGCCCTGCCGCGCAACGCCACCGGGAAGATCCACAAGCCGACCCTGCGCAAGGAATTCTCGGTGGCTTCCGAAGTCGACAAGAATGTCGCCAATGCCTGA
- a CDS encoding marine proteobacterial sortase target protein, whose protein sequence is MDNYDTVDSDEHPWLGRLIKVGLFLLAQSIAVLLVSFVALLVSFETSWSATTEQASLLQPGDAKSGTLLLREDVAYTEAIRLGIDVDVTVSGPTLRTRVTQIFRNPTKHWVEATYVYPLASAGAVDTLKMVVGDRVIVGDIKERQQARTIYEQARRTGQKAALTEQERPNIFTNSVANIGPGETVLVQIEYQEPVHQSGNEYSLRVPLVVGPRYNPAPIVQSVDFRKDGSGWGATTSDPVPDRDRISPQVLDPAENAPVNPTSITVHLHSGFALGEVKSHYHNVKIESPDDTTRVVTLVDGTVPADRDFELTWKPAAQKAPSVGLFREHVGDADYLLAFVTPPAAEQATQKPRPREVVFVIDNSGSMGGTSIEQAKASLLYALGRLQPNDRFNVIRFDDTMDVLFPASVPADAAHVGEATSFVSALQARGGTEMVPAMRAALTDKLADTSMVRQIVFLTDGAIGNEQQLFETITAMRGRSRIFMVGIGSAPNTYLMTRASELGRGAFTHIGSVEQVEERMRGLFAKLENPAVTGLSAKFSEAKADITPAIIPDVYRDEPLVLAAKLDKLAGSLEIKGRVGDRPWSVTLPLQNAAEGKGLSKLWARRKISDAEVARTLREMTPEDADKTILALALDHQIVTRLTSLVAVDKTPSRPEGEPLELSELPINLPAGWDFAKVFGERPQLTPAQLRERRADAGQPAARPAPVTSDSIRLPKTATSAELKMIAGLVMIALALILFVFNRRRTLLTDAA, encoded by the coding sequence ATGGACAATTACGACACGGTCGACAGCGACGAACACCCTTGGCTCGGCAGGCTGATCAAGGTCGGGCTGTTCCTGCTGGCGCAGAGCATCGCCGTGCTCCTGGTCAGTTTCGTGGCCCTGCTGGTGAGCTTCGAGACCTCCTGGTCGGCGACGACGGAGCAGGCGAGCCTGCTTCAGCCTGGGGACGCCAAATCCGGCACCCTCCTGCTTAGGGAAGACGTTGCCTATACTGAAGCCATCCGCCTCGGGATCGACGTCGACGTCACGGTCTCTGGTCCGACGCTGCGCACGCGCGTCACACAGATCTTCCGCAATCCGACCAAACACTGGGTCGAGGCGACCTATGTCTATCCGCTGGCGAGTGCCGGCGCGGTCGACACGCTGAAGATGGTGGTCGGCGATCGCGTCATCGTCGGCGACATCAAGGAGCGTCAGCAAGCGCGAACCATCTACGAGCAGGCCCGCCGCACCGGGCAGAAGGCCGCACTCACCGAGCAGGAGCGGCCGAACATCTTCACCAACTCGGTCGCCAATATCGGCCCCGGCGAAACCGTGCTCGTGCAGATCGAATATCAGGAGCCGGTGCATCAATCAGGCAACGAATATTCGCTGCGCGTGCCGCTGGTGGTCGGGCCGCGCTACAATCCGGCACCGATCGTGCAGAGCGTCGACTTCCGCAAGGACGGCTCCGGCTGGGGCGCAACCACGTCCGACCCGGTGCCGGACCGTGACCGCATCTCGCCACAGGTCCTCGATCCCGCCGAGAACGCGCCGGTGAATCCGACCAGCATCACGGTGCATTTGCATTCCGGCTTTGCGCTCGGCGAGGTGAAGAGCCATTACCACAACGTCAAGATCGAGAGCCCCGACGACACGACACGCGTGGTGACGCTTGTCGACGGCACCGTGCCCGCCGATCGCGACTTCGAGCTGACTTGGAAGCCGGCCGCCCAAAAGGCGCCTTCGGTCGGCCTGTTCCGCGAGCACGTCGGCGATGCCGACTATCTGCTCGCCTTCGTCACGCCGCCGGCCGCCGAGCAGGCCACGCAGAAGCCGCGGCCGCGCGAAGTGGTGTTCGTGATCGACAATTCCGGCTCGATGGGCGGCACCTCGATCGAGCAGGCCAAGGCGAGCCTTCTCTACGCACTCGGCCGCCTCCAGCCGAACGACCGCTTCAACGTGATCCGCTTCGACGATACCATGGACGTATTGTTTCCGGCCTCGGTTCCGGCCGACGCTGCGCACGTCGGTGAAGCGACCTCGTTCGTCAGCGCATTGCAGGCCCGCGGCGGCACCGAGATGGTACCGGCGATGCGTGCGGCCCTGACCGACAAGCTCGCCGACACCAGCATGGTTCGCCAGATCGTCTTCCTGACCGACGGCGCGATCGGCAACGAACAGCAATTGTTCGAGACCATCACGGCGATGCGCGGCCGCTCGCGCATCTTCATGGTCGGCATCGGCTCCGCGCCCAACACCTACCTGATGACGCGGGCCTCCGAACTCGGTCGCGGCGCCTTCACTCATATCGGCTCCGTCGAGCAGGTCGAGGAGCGCATGCGCGGCCTGTTCGCCAAGCTGGAGAATCCCGCCGTGACCGGCCTCAGCGCAAAATTCTCCGAAGCCAAGGCCGATATCACCCCCGCGATCATCCCCGACGTCTACCGCGACGAGCCGCTGGTGCTGGCGGCGAAGCTCGACAAGCTCGCGGGCTCGCTGGAGATCAAGGGTCGCGTCGGCGACCGGCCATGGTCGGTGACGCTGCCGCTGCAAAATGCCGCCGAAGGCAAAGGCCTGTCGAAACTCTGGGCCAGGCGCAAGATCAGCGATGCCGAGGTGGCGCGGACGCTCCGCGAGATGACCCCTGAGGATGCCGACAAGACCATCCTTGCGCTGGCCCTCGACCATCAGATCGTCACGCGGCTGACCAGTCTCGTCGCAGTCGACAAGACGCCGAGCCGGCCCGAAGGTGAACCGCTCGAGCTCAGCGAACTGCCGATCAACCTGCCGGCGGGCTGGGATTTCGCGAAGGTGTTCGGCGAACGGCCGCAGCTGACGCCGGCGCAATTGCGCGAACGCCGCGCCGATGCAGGCCAGCCTGCAGCAAGGCCGGCCCCGGTCACGTCGGATTCGATCCGCTTGCCCAAGACCGCGACCTCGGCCGAACTGAAGATGATCGCAGGCCTGGTCATGATCGCACTCGCCCTGATCCTGTTCGTGTTCAACCGGCGTCGGACCTTGCTCACCGACGCTGCTTGA
- a CDS encoding class GN sortase, with amino-acid sequence MPRLVSPLVLALVGTFLLGEGAYIHAKAWLAQVLLERAFERSIAIGQPVKPWSWADTWPVARIEVKRIGASAIVLSGTSGQALAFGPGHLDQTVDAGERGVAVYAAHRDTHFRFLRNVVIGDVVDVTRSDGKHFRYRTDGSAVVRFDASGIDPSTQDFELVLTTCWPFDAVTSGPERYLLHATLIGDRE; translated from the coding sequence ATGCCCCGCCTCGTCTCGCCTCTGGTGCTCGCACTCGTCGGAACGTTCCTGCTCGGCGAAGGCGCCTATATTCACGCCAAGGCGTGGCTCGCTCAGGTGCTGCTGGAGCGTGCGTTCGAGCGGAGCATTGCGATCGGACAGCCGGTCAAGCCGTGGTCCTGGGCGGATACCTGGCCGGTGGCGCGGATCGAGGTGAAGCGGATCGGCGCCAGCGCCATCGTGCTCTCTGGTACAAGCGGTCAGGCCCTCGCCTTCGGCCCCGGTCATCTCGACCAAACGGTCGACGCCGGCGAGCGCGGCGTTGCCGTATATGCCGCACATCGCGATACACATTTCCGCTTCCTGCGGAATGTCGTCATAGGTGACGTGGTCGATGTCACACGCAGCGACGGCAAGCATTTTCGCTACCGCACGGACGGCTCGGCGGTTGTCCGTTTCGACGCATCGGGCATCGATCCCTCGACGCAGGATTTCGAGCTTGTCCTTACGACTTGCTGGCCGTTCGACGCCGTCACGTCCGGCCCCGAACGCTACCTCCTGCATGCCACCCTGATCGGAGATCGCGAATAG
- a CDS encoding glutathione S-transferase family protein, whose amino-acid sequence MITLYHCDAARSFRPLWMLEEMGLPYELKMLPFPPRVFAKEYLALNPLGTIPFMVDGETKMTESSGICHYLGVKYGPTPLMVGPDDPAYGAFLNWMYFSDATLTFPQTLVLRYTQLEPEERRNPQVATDYAKWFLGRLRAVEAATANAETLCAGRFTAADIVIGYALRLAENIGLAKDFGPGVAAYWARLQQRDGFNRAVAAEQKAGTEQNVAPRVRA is encoded by the coding sequence ATGATCACGCTCTATCACTGCGACGCCGCGCGCTCGTTCCGTCCGCTCTGGATGCTGGAGGAGATGGGGCTGCCCTATGAGCTGAAGATGTTGCCGTTCCCGCCGCGCGTCTTCGCCAAGGAATACCTCGCGCTCAATCCGCTCGGCACGATTCCCTTCATGGTCGACGGCGAGACCAAGATGACGGAGTCATCAGGCATCTGCCATTATCTCGGCGTCAAATACGGCCCGACGCCGCTGATGGTCGGTCCCGACGATCCCGCCTATGGCGCCTTCCTGAACTGGATGTATTTCAGCGACGCCACGTTAACGTTCCCGCAAACGCTGGTGCTCCGCTACACCCAGCTCGAGCCTGAGGAGCGCCGTAACCCCCAGGTCGCCACCGACTATGCGAAGTGGTTCCTGGGGCGGCTGCGCGCAGTAGAGGCAGCGACCGCGAATGCCGAAACCTTGTGCGCCGGCCGGTTCACCGCCGCTGACATTGTCATTGGTTATGCACTCCGCCTCGCGGAAAATATCGGTCTCGCCAAGGATTTTGGACCTGGTGTCGCGGCCTATTGGGCGCGCTTGCAGCAGCGCGATGGGTTCAACCGCGCGGTTGCTGCGGAGCAGAAGGCGGGCACCGAGCAGAATGTTGCGCCAAGGGTGAGGGCGTAA
- a CDS encoding helix-turn-helix transcriptional regulator, translating into MQTQDKLSDKQLSDEQSREVAETIREEIAKRRISRQALAEQAKLSLSTLEKALGGRRPFTLATTVRLEQALGVSLRKSQVAPAPAAGSDVAPDGLGSYSHRAVTWLEGVYITLRPSFGDKDAIFAYRTEIVWEPKVSSLVFREGERTDAAYEHTGEVAVPHQSGFIYLVINKHGQHRVITVSRPTVTGAMYGIISTLRAGAGSQLTPVAAPIAYVPLKNVPTPSLGRIAPGDVNHAIYRDHLRRTVEESFALLLPG; encoded by the coding sequence ATGCAGACGCAAGACAAGCTCTCTGACAAGCAGCTTTCGGACGAGCAGAGCCGGGAGGTTGCAGAGACGATCCGCGAGGAAATCGCCAAGCGCCGCATCTCGCGGCAGGCGCTGGCCGAGCAGGCCAAGCTCAGCCTGTCGACGCTGGAAAAGGCGCTCGGCGGCCGTCGTCCGTTCACACTGGCGACCACGGTCCGGCTGGAGCAGGCGCTAGGCGTGTCCCTGCGCAAGAGCCAGGTTGCGCCGGCGCCCGCGGCAGGCAGCGATGTCGCCCCTGACGGCCTCGGCTCCTATTCGCATCGCGCCGTGACATGGCTCGAGGGTGTCTACATCACGCTGCGACCTTCCTTTGGCGACAAGGATGCGATCTTTGCCTATCGCACCGAGATCGTCTGGGAGCCAAAGGTCTCCTCGCTGGTCTTCCGCGAGGGCGAGCGGACGGACGCGGCCTACGAGCACACCGGCGAAGTCGCGGTGCCGCATCAGTCCGGATTCATCTATCTTGTCATCAACAAGCATGGCCAGCACCGGGTGATCACGGTGTCGCGGCCTACCGTGACTGGCGCGATGTATGGCATCATCTCGACGCTGCGCGCCGGCGCCGGCTCGCAATTGACGCCGGTCGCTGCGCCGATCGCTTATGTGCCGCTCAAGAATGTCCCGACTCCGTCGCTGGGGCGGATCGCGCCTGGCGACGTCAACCATGCAATCTACCGCGATCATTTGCGCCGTACCGTCGAGGAATCCTTTGCGCTCTTGCTGCCGGGATAG
- a CDS encoding ABC transporter substrate-binding protein, whose product MNKKLPLLAAATALTLLSTQGAFAQKTYDTGVTDTEIKIGNVEAYSGPASAYGIIGKTEEAYFKMINDQGGINGRKINFISYDDGYSPPKTVEQIRKLIESDEVFLVFNALGTPTQTAVQKYQNSKKVPQLFLATGASKWNDPKNFPWTMGFQPSYRVEARIFAKYILKEKPDAKVAIFYANDDFGKDYLAGIKDVFGDKASKLIVAEESYETSEPSIDAHIVKLKDTGADVFVNISTPKFAAQAIKKIAELNWKPMHLMTDVSVSIGAVMKPAGFEASEGVLSAGYLMDASDPQWKDNEGMKKFLAFIDKYMPGANISDTNLVYGYAAAQTMVQVLKQAGDNLTRENVMKQAASLKDFIPDTLIPGIRINTSANDFAPIEQLKMWRFKGGHWELFGDIISAEVGG is encoded by the coding sequence ATGAACAAGAAACTCCCCCTGCTTGCCGCAGCGACCGCGCTGACGCTGCTCTCAACCCAGGGCGCCTTTGCCCAGAAGACATACGACACCGGCGTCACCGACACCGAGATCAAGATCGGCAATGTCGAGGCATATTCCGGCCCGGCGTCCGCCTACGGCATCATCGGCAAGACCGAGGAAGCCTATTTCAAGATGATCAACGATCAGGGCGGCATCAACGGCCGCAAGATCAACTTCATTTCCTATGACGATGGCTATTCGCCGCCGAAAACGGTGGAGCAGATCCGCAAGCTGATCGAGAGCGACGAGGTCTTCCTCGTGTTCAACGCGCTGGGCACACCGACCCAGACCGCCGTGCAGAAATATCAGAACTCCAAGAAAGTGCCGCAGCTCTTCCTCGCCACCGGCGCCAGCAAGTGGAACGATCCGAAGAACTTCCCCTGGACCATGGGCTTCCAGCCCAGCTACCGGGTCGAGGCACGGATCTTCGCAAAATACATTTTGAAGGAGAAGCCGGACGCGAAGGTCGCGATCTTCTATGCCAACGACGATTTCGGCAAGGACTACCTTGCCGGCATCAAGGACGTGTTCGGCGACAAGGCCTCGAAGCTGATCGTGGCCGAGGAAAGCTACGAGACGTCGGAGCCCTCGATCGATGCGCATATCGTCAAGCTCAAGGATACAGGCGCCGATGTCTTCGTGAACATTTCGACCCCGAAATTCGCGGCTCAGGCCATCAAGAAGATCGCCGAGCTTAACTGGAAGCCGATGCATCTGATGACCGACGTGTCGGTGTCGATCGGGGCGGTGATGAAGCCCGCCGGCTTCGAGGCTTCCGAGGGCGTGCTCTCGGCCGGTTACCTGATGGATGCGTCCGATCCGCAGTGGAAGGACAACGAGGGCATGAAGAAGTTCCTGGCCTTCATCGACAAGTACATGCCCGGCGCCAACATCTCGGACACCAACCTGGTCTACGGCTACGCCGCCGCCCAGACGATGGTGCAGGTGCTGAAGCAGGCCGGCGACAATCTCACCCGCGAGAACGTGATGAAGCAGGCCGCGAGCCTGAAGGACTTTATCCCGGATACGCTGATCCCGGGGATCAGGATCAACACGTCGGCCAACGATTTTGCGCCGATCGAGCAGCTGAAGATGTGGCGGTTCAAGGGTGGTCACTGGGAGCTGTTCGGCGACATCATCAGCGCCGAGGTCGGCGGCTAG
- a CDS encoding acyl-CoA dehydrogenase family protein, whose amino-acid sequence MLFTGDHDEIRRSLQKFIANEINPHVDEWEKADIFPAHELFKKMGSLGFLGLNKPVEFGGSGLDYSYALMMAEELGAITCGGVPMAIGVQTDMATPALARFGSDEVRREFLAPSISGDYVACIGVSEPGAGSDVASIKTSARSDGDDYLITGGKMWITNGTQADWICLLANTGDGPVHRNKSLICVPMRSKGVNVARKLDKMGMRSSDTAQIFFDNVRVPKRNRIGEEGKGFTYQMIQFQEERLWGAAACLKAHEYIINETIEYTRNRKAFGQSILDNQVVHFKLAEMQTEVELLRALIYRAAEQLVAGEDVTKLATMAKLKAGRLGRELTDACLQYWGGMGFTNETPVSRAYRDSRLTSIGGGADEVMLMVLCKMMGTLPGSKGKTT is encoded by the coding sequence ATGCTGTTCACCGGCGACCACGACGAGATTCGTCGCTCCTTACAGAAATTCATCGCCAACGAGATCAATCCCCACGTCGATGAATGGGAGAAGGCCGACATCTTCCCGGCGCATGAGCTGTTCAAGAAGATGGGTAGCCTCGGCTTCCTCGGCCTGAACAAGCCTGTCGAGTTCGGCGGCTCCGGCCTCGACTATTCCTATGCGCTGATGATGGCCGAAGAGCTCGGTGCCATCACCTGCGGCGGCGTGCCGATGGCGATCGGTGTGCAGACCGACATGGCGACGCCGGCGCTGGCGCGGTTCGGTTCGGACGAAGTGCGGCGCGAATTTCTCGCGCCCTCGATCTCCGGCGACTATGTCGCCTGCATCGGCGTCTCCGAACCCGGCGCGGGCTCAGATGTCGCCTCGATCAAGACCAGCGCCCGCTCCGACGGCGACGACTACCTCATCACCGGCGGCAAGATGTGGATCACCAACGGCACCCAGGCCGACTGGATCTGCCTGCTCGCCAACACCGGCGATGGTCCCGTCCATCGCAACAAATCGCTGATCTGCGTCCCCATGAGAAGCAAGGGCGTCAACGTGGCGCGCAAGCTCGACAAGATGGGCATGCGCTCGTCGGACACCGCGCAGATCTTCTTCGACAATGTCCGCGTGCCCAAGCGCAACCGGATCGGCGAGGAAGGCAAGGGCTTTACCTACCAGATGATCCAGTTTCAGGAGGAGCGGCTCTGGGGCGCGGCGGCCTGCCTGAAAGCACACGAATACATCATCAACGAGACGATCGAGTACACGCGCAACCGCAAGGCCTTTGGCCAGAGCATCCTCGACAACCAAGTCGTGCACTTCAAGCTCGCGGAGATGCAGACAGAGGTCGAGCTGCTGCGCGCGCTGATCTATCGCGCCGCCGAGCAGCTGGTCGCCGGCGAGGACGTCACAAAGCTTGCGACCATGGCCAAGCTGAAGGCCGGCCGGCTCGGCCGCGAGCTCACCGACGCCTGCTTGCAATATTGGGGCGGAATGGGCTTTACCAACGAGACGCCGGTCAGCCGCGCCTATCGCGACAGCCGCCTGACCTCGATCGGCGGTGGTGCCGACGAGGTCATGCTGATGGTCCTGTGCAAGATGATGGGTACGCTGCCCGGCAGCAAGGGGAAGACGACCTGA
- a CDS encoding acyl-CoA dehydrogenase family protein: protein MKSPFYTAEHDAFRDVMRRFVDKEIAPFAHEWDEAGEFPRALYRKAAEIGLLGLGFPEEYGGIAADQFMKIVASQELARAGAGGVSASLMSHTIGSPPIARAARPEVKARVLPQVLSGEKISALAITEPGGGSDVASLRTRARRDGNHYVVSGEKTFITSGVRADYLTVAVRTGGEGAGGVSLLLIEGDTPGLSRTRLKKMGWWASDTATLHFDDCRVPAENLIGEEGQGFKIIMQNFNSERMGMAAGCTAFARVCLDEAVAYAKERKTFGKPLAQHQVIRHKIVDMAQKVAASQAMLEMLAWRLEQGESPVAEICMMKNQATQTMAFCASEAVQIFGGAGFMRGIKAERIYREVKVNAIGGGTEEIMKDLASRQMGL from the coding sequence ATGAAGAGCCCGTTTTATACCGCCGAGCACGACGCCTTCCGCGACGTGATGCGCCGCTTCGTCGACAAGGAGATCGCGCCGTTCGCCCATGAGTGGGACGAGGCCGGCGAATTCCCTCGTGCGCTCTATCGCAAGGCGGCCGAGATCGGCCTGTTGGGCCTCGGATTCCCCGAGGAATATGGCGGGATCGCCGCCGACCAGTTCATGAAGATCGTTGCGAGCCAGGAATTGGCGCGGGCAGGTGCCGGCGGCGTCAGCGCCAGTCTGATGAGCCACACCATCGGCTCGCCGCCGATCGCCCGCGCAGCGCGGCCCGAAGTGAAGGCACGCGTGCTGCCGCAGGTGCTGTCAGGTGAGAAGATCTCGGCGCTCGCCATCACCGAGCCGGGCGGCGGGTCAGATGTCGCGAGCCTCCGTACCCGCGCCCGGCGCGACGGCAATCACTACGTCGTGAGCGGTGAGAAGACCTTCATCACCTCGGGCGTGCGCGCCGATTATCTGACCGTTGCGGTGCGTACGGGCGGCGAGGGTGCCGGCGGTGTCAGCCTGCTCCTGATCGAAGGCGATACGCCCGGCCTGTCGCGCACCAGGCTGAAAAAGATGGGCTGGTGGGCCTCCGACACCGCGACGCTGCATTTCGACGATTGCCGTGTGCCGGCCGAAAACCTGATCGGCGAGGAGGGCCAAGGCTTCAAGATCATCATGCAGAACTTCAACAGCGAGCGCATGGGCATGGCCGCGGGCTGCACCGCCTTTGCCCGCGTCTGTCTCGACGAGGCGGTCGCCTACGCCAAGGAGCGCAAGACCTTTGGCAAGCCGCTCGCCCAGCATCAGGTCATCAGGCACAAGATCGTCGACATGGCGCAGAAGGTTGCGGCGTCGCAAGCGATGCTGGAAATGCTGGCTTGGCGACTCGAGCAGGGCGAAAGCCCGGTGGCAGAAATCTGCATGATGAAAAACCAGGCGACGCAGACCATGGCGTTCTGCGCTTCCGAAGCCGTTCAGATCTTTGGCGGCGCCGGCTTTATGCGCGGCATCAAGGCCGAGCGCATCTACCGCGAAGTCAAGGTCAATGCCATCGGCGGCGGCACCGAGGAGATCATGAAGGATCTGGCGTCGCGGCAGATGGGGTTGTGA